The Pogona vitticeps strain Pit_001003342236 chromosome 3, PviZW2.1, whole genome shotgun sequence genome includes a window with the following:
- the TTC14 gene encoding tetratricopeptide repeat protein 14 produces MERDLLRQALGFHGPTLLSLLRTEQHDHPDFRGLLPPGGTGLETLPPSRKERGIDNIDIQHFIAKKADLLFSHSWKTSVPITTEGSEENEDYCAIIPPLEQFMDVPSAERRELFFRDVERGDIVIGRISSIREFGFFMVLFCLRSGVLRDIADLEISALCPLRDVPSQSSHGDPLSYYQTGDLIQAAIKDIDRYHEKLTVSLHSSALSPSLASTKLGVICSEDLPLHYRRSVEIASGLETYEEVLHHSLGFANPAVVEFLVGKLGLNESSPPSLMRGLQSKNFSEEDFAVSLRKRQSASWALKCVKIGVDYFKEGRHVDAMNEYNKALEIDTQNVEALVARGALYATKGSLNKAIDDFEVALENCPTHRNARKYLCQTLVERGGQLEEEDKLLNAESYYKKALSIDETFQEAEDALLKLRKHIQKSLEMREKQAAKEEKQKEKKIETSAEKLRKLLKEEKRLKKKRKRSTSSSSSSSCDSSSSESASSSSSSSSSSNNKKRKKRNRNRSESSHNSKKHASRSSSHHSRKDDCYSPPANTSASFLNQKHEMEKLLERHNRLGYQKPEVRSREREKEHFLSQTSADEDPYGGRSEDSRDSYTSSKIHTNCYKTEKQGKSERVSSSRRESTGAYHKKANDRNKTHNSGKSEKEFGRKEHYRKHSPNQTKDSTSPTGSDYSTKSIEHYKRYTSRWINEPSKYNAESRPELVCLKNEKEPMSRERETTKGEELDEETALNGKGQSSSAGKKLPQNLLNIFNQIAEFEREKGNKQKNQ; encoded by the exons ATGGAGCGGGATTTGCTTCGCCAGGCGCTCGGCTTTCACGGGCCGACGTTGCTCTCCCTCCTCCGGACAGAACAGCACGACCACCCGGACTTCCGAGGCCTCCTGCCGCCCGGGGGGACCGGGCTGGAGACGCTGCCGCCGTCCAG gaaagagagagggattgATAATATTGATATACAACACTTCATTGCCAAAAAAGCTGATCTGCTTTTTTCTCATTCTTGGAAAACAAGTGTGCCAATAACTACAGAAGGAAGTGAAGAGAATGAAG ATTATTGTGCTATCATACCACCCCTGGAGCAGTTCATGGATGTTCCCAGCGCCGAGAGGAGAGAGCTGTTTTTCCGAGATGTTGAACGTGGAGACATAGTGATTGGAAGGATTAGTTCTATTCGTGAATTTGGCTTTTTCATGGTGCTCTTCTGCCTGCGAAGTGGTGTATTGCGAGACATAGCAGATTTAGAAATCTCT GCTCTCTGTCCATTGAGAGATGTGCCTTCCCAAAGTAGCCATGGAGACCCTTTATCATACTATCAAACTGGTGATCTTATCCAAG CTGCAATCAAGGATATTGATCGCTACCATGAAAAACTCACCGTATCGCTGCACAGCTCTGCTCTTTCTCCTAGCCTTGCAAGTACCAAATTGGGAGTAATCTGCTCAGAAGACTTACCTCTGCACTATAG gAGGAGTGTTGAAATAGCCAGTGGGCTGGAAACATATGAAGAGGTTTTGCATCATTCCTTGGGCTTTGCCAATCCTGCGGTTGTCGAGTTTCTGGTAGGCAAGCTAGGACTGAATGAATCCAGCCCACCATCCTTAATGAGAGGACTTCAAAG CAAAAATTTCAGTGAAGAGGATTTTGCTGTTTCATTGCGGAAAAGACAATCTGCCTCATGGGCCTTAAAATG tgtgaagATTGGTGTTGATTATTTCAAAGAGGGACGCCATGTGGATGCCATGAATGAATACAACAAGGCTTTGGAAATAGACACACAGAACGTTGAAGCCTTAGTAGCCCGTGGGGCACT TTACGCAACAAAAGGAAGCTTAAATAAAGCAATTGATGATTTCGAAGTTGCTTTAGAAAACTGTCCAACACATAGAAACGCTAGAAAATATCTTTGCCAAACGCTTGTTGAACGAGGAGGCCA GTTGGAAGAGGAAGATAAGTTGTTGAATGCTGAAAGTTACTACAAGAAGGCTTTAAGCATTGATGAGACATTTCAAGAAGCTGAGGATGCTTTGTTGAAACTTCGTAAGCATATACAG AAATCTCTTGAAATGAGAGAGAAACAAGCGgcgaaagaagaaaaacaaaaagagaagaaaatagaaaCAAGTGCAGAAAAACTTCGTAAGctcttaaaagaagaaaaaag gttgaagaagaaaaggaaaaggtcaacgtcctcttcttcctcctcttcctgtgaTTCTTCATCAAGTGAgtctgcttcctcttcctcttcctcctcctcctcctccaataaCAAAAAGCGCAAGAAAAGGAATCGGAACAGGTCCGAATCCTCGCACAACTCTAAAAAACATGCATCTCGGAGTTCCTCTCATCATAGTAGGAAAGATGATTGCTACTCTCCTCCAGCCaatacctctgcttccttccttaaCCAAAAGCATGAAATGGAGAAACTGCTGGAAAGGCATAACAGGTTAGGTTATCAAAAGCCTGAGgtaagaagcagagagagagaaaaggaacattttctgtcACAGACTTCTGCTGATGAAGATCCCTATGGAGGTAGGTCTGAGGATTCGAGAGATTCCTATACCAGCTCCAAGATTCATACAAATtgttacaaaacagaaaaacagggtAAGTCAGAGAGAGTTTCCTCCAGTAGAAGAGAGAGTACAGGTGCCTATCATAAGAAGGCCAACGACAGGAACAAGACGCACAATTCTGGAAAATCAGAAAAAGAATTTGGAAGGAAAGAGCATTACCGAAAGCACAGTCCAAACCAAACAAAGGATTCTACATCCCCCACAGGGTCTGATTACTCAACCAAATCAATTGAACACTACAAACGATACACTAGCCGATGGATAAATGAGCCGAGTAAGTACAATGCGGAAAGCAGGCCAGAGTTGGTTTGccttaaaaatgaaaaggaaccCATGAGCAGGGAAAGAGAGACCACGAAAG